CGAATCGCGCTGCACCTGTGAAAAATACTGCGTCTTCTGCCAGGGCGAGCACGATGTCCGTCTCTGCGCTGACGGTGTGTACTACTGCCGCGAATGCCGCGAAGCCTGCGACCTCCATGCACAAAACTGACAACGTTTTGTTTTGTTGAGGATTCGAAGATCAGGAGTGCTAGTGGGTTGTCCGCCCTAATTCTTGCCTTAGACAACGACAGTCTCCCGGTGCTCACCAAAAATCGAGCGTAGCTGGTCTGAAATTTCGCCCAGCGTGCAATTCTTTTCGACGGCTTCGATGACCACAGGAACCAGATTGTCCCCACTTATGGCAGTCGTCTTCACCTGCGCCAAGGCCGCTTTGCAGAGTGACTGATCTCGCCTGGACCGAAACGCCCGAACGCGCTCAACCTGCTTTCGTTCGAGTGCTTCATCTACCCGCTGAATGGGAATGCTCTTCTCTTCATCAATGATGAAGAGATTCACCCCGACCACAACCGCCTTGCCGTCATCGACCTTCTGCTGTGTTTCATAAGCAGCGTTCTGAATTTGCTGCTGCACGAAGCCTTGCTCAATGGCTTTAAT
This region of Terriglobales bacterium genomic DNA includes:
- a CDS encoding methylmalonyl-CoA mutase family protein, producing RSWMLRFHTQTAGSTLTAQQPEVNIVRTAIQALSAVLGGTQSLHTNGYDEALAIPTEEAARIALRTQQIIAYESGAAQTIDPFAGSYAIERLTDEIEGKANAYIEKIETLGGMIKAIEQGFVQQQIQNAAYETQQKVDDGKAVVVGVNLFIIDEEKSIPIQRVDEALERKQVERVRAFRSRRDQSLCKAALAQVKTTAISGDNLVPVVIEAVEKNCTLGEISDQLRSIFGEHRETVVV